A region of Vitis vinifera cultivar Pinot Noir 40024 chromosome 13, ASM3070453v1 DNA encodes the following proteins:
- the LOC100254060 gene encoding phospholipid-transporting ATPase 1 — MASNRPLLIPSPRTPAVEDLPTIPIFADLAKPNSENPKLVMRMDSNNPLGNHTNTEPTLNSSSRRSISSVQSRASRGNSVSGKSVSGVSFDLSGSRPVRHGSRGAESDGFSMSQRELSDEDARLIYINDPEKSNERYEFAGNTVRTGKYSILTFLPRNLFEQFHRIAYIYFLVIAILNQLPQLAVFGRTASVLPLAIVLLVTAIKDAYEDWRRHRSDQIENNRMARVLGDDGFQEKKWKNIRVGEIIKISANDTLPCDIVLLSTSDPTGVAYVQTINLDGESNLKTRYARQETISRMSQKERMSGLIKCEKPSRNIYGFQGNMEVDGKRLSLGPSNIVLRGCELKNTTWAIGVAVYCGRETKAMLNNSGAPSKRSRLETHMNRETLFLSAFLISLCTIVSVLAAVWLRRHRDELDYLPYYRRKSYAKGKPENYNYYGWGWEIVFTFLMSVIVFQIMIPISLYISMELVRVGQAYFMIQDNKLYDEASNSRFQCRALNINEDLGQIKYVFSDKTGTLTENKMEFQCASIWGVDYRGGTTCMQGDGYSVQVDGQVWRPKMKVKVDLELERLSKSGKQTEEGKHIHDFFLALAACNTIVPIVVDTSDPAVRLIDYQGESPDEQALVYAAAAYGFMLMERTSGHIVIDVHGERQRFDVLGLHEFDSDRKRMSVILGCPDNTVKVFVKGADTSMFSIIDKFSNMNIIRATESHLHNFSSLGLRTLVVGMRDLNGSEFEQWKFAFETASTALIGRAALLRKIASNIENNLSILGASGIEDKLQQGVPEAIESLRMAGIKVWVLTGDKQETAISIGYSSKLLTSNMTRIIINNNSKESCKKSLEDAIVTSKTLMTQSGISQNTEGISGTAETPVALIIDGTSLVYVLDGELEEQLFQLASGCSVVLCCRVAPLQKAGIVALIKKRTDDMTLAIGDGANDVSMIQMADVGIGISGQEGRQAVMASDFAMGQFRFLVPLLLVHGHWNYQRMGYMILYNFYRNAVFVLVLFWYVLYTCFSVTTAINEWSSVLYSVIYSSVPTIVVAILDKDLSSRTLLKHPQLYGSGHRQECYNSKLFWLTMLDTVWQSGVIFFVPLFAYWSSVVDGSSIGDLWTLAVVILVNIHLAMDVIRWTWIVHAAIWGSIVATCICVIIIDAIPSLRGYWAIFHIAKTGSFWLCLLGILVAAVLPRFVVKVLYQYFTPCDVQIAREAEKFGYSRELEGMQIEMNTILEPRQR; from the exons ATGGCCTCTAACCGACCACTTTTGATCCCATCTCCTCGAACCCCAGCTGTTGAAGATCTTCCAACCATACCCATCTTCGCTGATCTAGCAAAACCCAATTCTGAAAACCCCAAATTGGTTATGCGTATGGATTCCAATAACCCACTTGGGAATCACACAAATACTGAACCCACCTTGAATTCATCTTCTCGGCGAAGTATCTCGTCGGTTCAGTCGAGGGCCTCCCGTGGGAATTCTGTCAGTGGGAAATCTGTTAGTGGGGTGAGTTTTGATCTTTCTGGATCCAGGCCAGTGCGACATGGGTCGAGGGGCGCTGAATCTGATGGATTTAGCATGTCCCAGAGGGAGCTTAGTGATGAGGATGCAAGGTTGATCTATATTAATGATCCAGAAAAGAGTAATGAAAGATATGAGTTCGCAGGGAACACTGTTAGGACTGGGAAGTATTCTATTCTCACTTTTTTGCCTCGGAACTTGTTTGAACAATTTCATAGGATTGCATACATATATTTCCTCGTGATTGCGATCCTTAATCAGCTCCCTCAGCTGGCCGTTTTTGGCCGGACAGCTTCCGTACTGCCTTTAGCCATTGTTTTGTTAGTTACTGCCATTAAGGATGCATACGAGGACTGGAGGAGGCACCGGTCAGACCAAATTGAGAACAATAGGATGGCACGGGTGCTTGGGGATGATGGGTTTcaagagaaaaaatggaagaacaTCCGCGTTGGTGAAATCATCAAAATCTCAGCTAATGATACTCTTCCTTGTGACATAGTGCTGCTCTCTACCAGTGATCCTACTGGGGTTGCTTATGTGCAGACCATTAATTTGGATGGGGAGTCAAACTTGAAGACCCGGTATGCTAGGCAGGAGACCATTTCGAGAATGTCCCAGAAGGAGAGGATGAGTGGGTTGATCAAGTGTGAGAAGCCTAGCAGGAACATATATGGGTTTCAGGGAAACATGGAGGTTGATGGGAAACGCTTGTCGCTTGGACCATCCAATATTGTACTTcgaggttgtgagcttaagaaTACTACATGGGCAATTGGGGTTGCTGTGTATTGTGGTCGTGAGACGAAAGCAATGCTCAATAACTCTGGTGCTCCATCAAAGAGGAGCCGACTTGAGACCCACATGAATCGGGAGACCCTTTTTCTCTCTGcatttcttatttctttgtGTACAATAGTCTCTGTTCTTGCAGCTGTTTGGTTGAGGCGACACAGAGATGAGTTAGATTACTTGCCGTATTACAGGAGAAAAAGTTATGCTAAGGGAAAGCCAGAAAATTATAACTATTATGGTTGGGGTTGGGAGATAGTATTCACATTTCTCATGTCAGTTATTGTGTTCCAGATCATGATTCCCATTTCTTTGTACATCTCTATGGAGCTTGTCCGGGTTGGTCAGGCATACTTCATGATCCAAGATAATAAATTGTATGATGAGGCCTCAAATTCAAGGTTCCAGTGCAGGGCTTTGAATATAAATGAAGATCTAGGACAAATCAAATATGTATTCTCAGATAAAACTGGTACACTGACGGAGAACAAGATGGAATTTCAATGTGCAAGCATTTGGGGAGTAGATTACAGAGGTGGGACAACCTGCATGCAAGGAGATGGATATTCTGTTCAAG ttGATGGGCAGGTCTGGAGGCCAAAGATGAAGGTGAAAGTTGACCTGGAGCTTGAACGACTATCAAAAAGTGGAAAGCAGACAGAAGAAGGCAAACACatccatgatttttttcttgCATTGGCAGCTTGCAATACAATTGTGCCTATTGTAGTAGACACATCTGATCCTGCTGTGAGGTTGATAGATTATCAAGGGGAATCTCCAGATGAACAGGCATTGGTTTATGCTGCTGCTGCTTATGGTTTTATGCTCATGGAACGAACCTCTGGCCATATAGTTATTGATGTTCATGGAGAAAGACAAAG GTTTGATGTTTTGGGTTTGCATGAGTTTGATAGTGACCGTAAAAGGATGTCAGTTATATTGGGGTGCCCTGACAACACTGTGAAAGTTTTTGTAAAAGGTGCTGACACATCCATGTTTAGCataattgataaattttcaaacatgaaCATTATACGTGCAACTGAAAGTCATCTTCATAATTTCTCCTCTCTGGGTCTGAGAACACTTGTTGTTGGGATGCGGGATCTCAATGGTTCTGAATTTGAGCAATGGAAGTTTGCCTTTGAGACAGCAAGCACTGCTTTGATTGGAAGGGCAGCTTTACTTCGCAAGATTGCTagcaatatagaaaataatctcAGCATATTGGGTGCCTCTGGAATCGAAGATAAATTGCAGCAGGGTGTGCCGGAAGCAATAGAGTCTTTGAGAATGGCAGGGATTAAAGTGTGGGTTTTGACTGGAGACAAGCAAGAAACTGCCATATCAATTGGCTACTCATCAAAACTCTTAACAAGCAATATGACCCGGATTATAATCAATAACAACTCTAAGGAGTCTTGTAAAAAGAGTTTAGAAGATGCTATTGTTACATCTAAGACACTCATGACACAGTCTGGTATTTCACAAAATACTGAAGGGATTTCTGGAACTGCTGAGACTCCAGTTGCCTTGATTATTGATGGTACCAGCCTTGTTTATGTTCTTGACGGTGAACTTGAAGAACAG CTCTTTCAGTTGGCTAGTGGATGTTCTGTGGTACTGTGTTGCCGAGTAGCTCCACTGCAAAAAGCTGGAATTGTTGCCCTCATAAAGAAAAGGACTGATGATATGACCCTTGCCATTGGGGATG GTGCTAATGATGTTTCAATGATACAAATGGCTGATGTGGGAATTGGTATCAGTGGCCAAGAGGGCCGTCAAGCTGTCATGGCATCAGATTTTGCAATGGGGCAGTTCAGATTTTTGGTTCCACTTTTATTAGTTCATGGTCATTGGAATTACCAGCGGATGGGCTACATGATACTGTACAATTTTTACAGGAATGCTGTGTTTGTTCTTGTCTTGTTCTG GTACGTGCTATATACTTGCTTCAGTGTGACAACTGCGATTAATGAATGGAGCAGTGTGTTGTATTCTGTAATCTACAGCTCTGTGCCTACAATTGTTGTTGCAATTCTTGACAAGGACCTAAGTAGTAGGACTCTTCTAAAGCATCCTCAGCTCTATGGATCTGGGCACAGGCAAGAGTGTTAcaactcaaaattattttggTTAACAATGCTGGACACTGTGTGGCAGAGTGGTGTCATCTTCTTTGTACCTCTATTTGCATATTGGAGTAGCGTTGTTGATGGGTCAAGCATTGGAGATCTCTGGACACTTGCAGTGGTGATTTTGGTCAACATACACTTGGCCATGGATGTTATTCGGTGGACTTGGATTGTTCATGCAGCCATTTGGGGATCTATAGTTGCAACTTGCATTTGCGTCATTATCATTGATGCTATACCTTCATTACGTGGTTACTG GGCCATTTTCCATATAGCAAAGACGGGTTCATTCTGGCTGTGCTTGCTTGGTATCCTTGTTGCAGCTGTCCTACCTCGTTTTGTTGTAAAAGTTCTATACCAATACTTCACTCCTTGTGATGTTCAGATTGCAAGAGAAGCTGAGAAGTTTGGGTATTCAAGGGAGTTAGAAGGCATGCAGATAGAAATGAACACAATCTTGGAGCCTCGACA